One window of the Trifolium pratense cultivar HEN17-A07 linkage group LG2, ARS_RC_1.1, whole genome shotgun sequence genome contains the following:
- the LOC123911437 gene encoding kunitz type trypsin inhibitor 104-like has protein sequence MSTKSFTIFILAHMWLLMATTSIAQFVINTSGEPVEDDEEYFIRPAIRGNGGGATFVTGNAPCPLQVGLGNAESTLGLPVVFTPFAPHHDDDEVRLNRDLRVTFEASSNCAQSTQWRLGEKDATSGRRLIITGRDDSTVGQYGNFFRIVQTQTVGVYNIQWCPTEVCSTCKFECGTVGVIRENGKILLALDGGALPIVFQKE, from the coding sequence ATGTCAACTAAATCCTTCACCATATTCATCCTAGCTCATATGTGGCTTTTGATGGCAACAACGTCAATAGCGCAATTTGTTATCAATACAAGTGGCGAACCCGTTGAGGACGATGAGGAATATTTTATTAGGCCTGCTATCAGAGGCAATGGAGGAGGTGCTACTTTTGTCACCGGAAATGCACCGTGCCCTCTGCAAGTTGGTCTTGGCAACGCTGAGTCCACACTCGGTTTGCCTGTGGTATTCACTCCTTTTGCTCCTCATCATGATGACGACGAAGTAAGGCTTAACAGAGACTTAAGAGTAACATTTGAAGCTTCCTCGAATTGTGCACAATCAACACAATGGAGATTGGGTGAGAAAGACGCTACAAGTGGAAGGAGGCTGATTATCACCGGAAGAGATGATAGTACAGTTGGACAATATGGTAACTTTTTTAGAATTGTGCAAACACAAACTGTTGGTGTCTATAACATTCAATGGTGCCCTACAGAGGTGTGCTCAACTTGTAAGTTTGAATGTGGAACTGTCGGTGTTATTCGTGAGAATGGCAAGATTTTGTTGGCTCTCGATGGCGGTGCCCTCCCTATTGTGTTCCAGAAAGAGTGA
- the LOC123904646 gene encoding uncharacterized protein LOC123904646 translates to MNASAPVAIGTRGTIGSLVRKEIEYFTSQKGNSQKSQPHFVNMFSSKPKASFWMLLKRKKQRSPNEFLSKTCSVRQVTENNHFSRIPGYSYRILKDHDFN, encoded by the coding sequence ATGAATGCTTCTGCACCAGTTGCTATAGGCACAAGAGGCACAATTGGATCTCTAGTTAGAAAGGAAATTGAATACTTCACTAGTCAGAAAGGAAATTCACAAAAGTCTCAGCCACACTTTGTGAACATGTTTTCTAGCAAACCTAAGGCTAGTTTCTGGATGTTGTTAAAGAGGAAGAAGCAAAGAAGTCCAAATGAATTTCTATCAAAAACATGTTCTGTTAGACAAGTAACAGAAAACAATCATTTCAGTAGGATTCCTGGTTACAGCTACAGGATCCTTAAGGATCATGACTTCAACTAA
- the LOC123908517 gene encoding cullin-1-like isoform X2, translating to MDPYEFITFEEGWQILQNGITKLQNIVEGLPVPNFTSEEHIHLYTTVYYMCKNKVSGHYDQGLYDKYRETCEEYISSKVLPSLQQKKDGPLLRELLERWSKYKYLIKRLSSFFAPLDAHPKHDVPSLEEISFSCFSSLVYEEMNKEIMDAIHAVMELKLAGVEIDPIFVINTLDFFKKCYKWTKKEEEMNHTPPSKQINLISYDGVMFEVDYDVAVALMSHRSKEITTETTSVCKLGSEMMTMMIEYYKAKKHDRGMNYIIEVIDGHEFIDDDAQFTNVDPKTLLDYTTCACYMKIYTLAELTWRKVEDLIKGKTTEQIAEIFS from the exons ATGGATCCGTACGAGTTTATCACCTTTGAAGAAGGATGGCAGATTTTGCAAAATGGCATCACAAAGCTCCAAAACATTGTAGAAGGATTGCCCGTACCTAACTTCACTAGTGAGGAACACATTCATCTATATAC GACTGTGTACTATATGTGCAAGAACAAAGTTTCTGGTCACTATGATCAGGGACTATATGACAAGTACAGGGAAACATGTGAAGAGTATATCAGTTCAAAA GTTCTGCCATCTCTGCAACAAAAGAAAGATGGACCTTTGTTGAGAGAATTGCTCGAAAGATGGTCAAAATACAAATATCTGATCAAACGCCTCTCGAGCTTTTTTGCTCCTCTCGACGCTCACCCAAAACATGATGTTCCTTCTCTTGAAGAAATCAGCTTCTCATGCTTTTCCAGCCTG GTATATGAAGAGATGAATAAAGAAATAATGGATGCTATACATGCTGTG ATGGAACTGAAACTTGCAGGAGTGGAGATTGATCCAATATTTGTTATAAACACTTTGGATTTCTTCAAAAAGTGTTACAAATGGACAAAAAAG GAAGAGGAAATGAATCACACACCACCTTCGAAGCAAATCAACTTGATAAGCTATGATGGGGTTATGTTCGAAGTTGACTATGATGTGGCTGTGGCACTTATGTCACACAGATCTAAGGAGATTACTACTGAGACCACTTCTGTTTGTAAACTGGGATCAGAAATGATGACCATGATGATTGAATACTACAAGGCTAAGAAGCACGACAGAGGTATGAATTATATTATTGAAGTCATAGACGGGCATGAATTTATCGATGATGATGCTCAATTTACCAATGTTGATCCTAAAACTCTGCTTGATTATACAACATGTGCTTGCTACATGAAAATCTATACTCTGGCGGAGCTGACATGGAGGAAAGTAGAAGATTTGATAAAAGGAAAGACAACTGAGCAAATTGCGGAGATCTTTAGCTAA
- the LOC123908517 gene encoding uncharacterized protein LOC123908517 isoform X3 — MFADRLESNFLHLSSSIYCPFFESDRWSKSRLVRLYLATSATMDPYEFITFEEGWQILQNGITKLQNIVEGLPVPNFTSEEHIHLYTTVYYMCKNKVSGHYDQGLYDKYRETCEEYISSKVLPSLQQKKDGPLLRELLERWSKYKYLIKRLSSFFAPLDAHPKHDVPSLEEISFSCFSSLVYEEMNKEIMDAIHAVMELKLAGVEIDPIFVINTLDFFKKCYKWTKKEEEMNHTPPSKQINLISYDGVMFEVDYDVAVALMSHRSKEITTETTSVCKLGSEMMTMMIEYYKAKKHDRGMNYIIEVIDGHEFIDDDAQFTNVDPKTLLDYTTCACYMKIYTLAELTWRKVEDLIKGKTTEQIAEIFS, encoded by the exons ATG TTTGCTGATAGACTTGAGTCAAATTTTCTCCATTTATCGAGCTCTATTTACTGTCCATTTTTTGAAAGTGATAGATGGAGTAAATCCAGACTCGTTAGACTTTATCTTGCGACGAG CGCAACAATGGATCCGTACGAGTTTATCACCTTTGAAGAAGGATGGCAGATTTTGCAAAATGGCATCACAAAGCTCCAAAACATTGTAGAAGGATTGCCCGTACCTAACTTCACTAGTGAGGAACACATTCATCTATATAC GACTGTGTACTATATGTGCAAGAACAAAGTTTCTGGTCACTATGATCAGGGACTATATGACAAGTACAGGGAAACATGTGAAGAGTATATCAGTTCAAAA GTTCTGCCATCTCTGCAACAAAAGAAAGATGGACCTTTGTTGAGAGAATTGCTCGAAAGATGGTCAAAATACAAATATCTGATCAAACGCCTCTCGAGCTTTTTTGCTCCTCTCGACGCTCACCCAAAACATGATGTTCCTTCTCTTGAAGAAATCAGCTTCTCATGCTTTTCCAGCCTG GTATATGAAGAGATGAATAAAGAAATAATGGATGCTATACATGCTGTG ATGGAACTGAAACTTGCAGGAGTGGAGATTGATCCAATATTTGTTATAAACACTTTGGATTTCTTCAAAAAGTGTTACAAATGGACAAAAAAG GAAGAGGAAATGAATCACACACCACCTTCGAAGCAAATCAACTTGATAAGCTATGATGGGGTTATGTTCGAAGTTGACTATGATGTGGCTGTGGCACTTATGTCACACAGATCTAAGGAGATTACTACTGAGACCACTTCTGTTTGTAAACTGGGATCAGAAATGATGACCATGATGATTGAATACTACAAGGCTAAGAAGCACGACAGAGGTATGAATTATATTATTGAAGTCATAGACGGGCATGAATTTATCGATGATGATGCTCAATTTACCAATGTTGATCCTAAAACTCTGCTTGATTATACAACATGTGCTTGCTACATGAAAATCTATACTCTGGCGGAGCTGACATGGAGGAAAGTAGAAGATTTGATAAAAGGAAAGACAACTGAGCAAATTGCGGAGATCTTTAGCTAA
- the LOC123908517 gene encoding uncharacterized protein LOC123908517 isoform X1, whose protein sequence is MLLFLFVFGQFADRLESNFLHLSSSIYCPFFESDRWSKSRLVRLYLATSATMDPYEFITFEEGWQILQNGITKLQNIVEGLPVPNFTSEEHIHLYTTVYYMCKNKVSGHYDQGLYDKYRETCEEYISSKVLPSLQQKKDGPLLRELLERWSKYKYLIKRLSSFFAPLDAHPKHDVPSLEEISFSCFSSLVYEEMNKEIMDAIHAVMELKLAGVEIDPIFVINTLDFFKKCYKWTKKEEEMNHTPPSKQINLISYDGVMFEVDYDVAVALMSHRSKEITTETTSVCKLGSEMMTMMIEYYKAKKHDRGMNYIIEVIDGHEFIDDDAQFTNVDPKTLLDYTTCACYMKIYTLAELTWRKVEDLIKGKTTEQIAEIFS, encoded by the exons ATG ctgttgtttttatttgtttttgggCAGTTTGCTGATAGACTTGAGTCAAATTTTCTCCATTTATCGAGCTCTATTTACTGTCCATTTTTTGAAAGTGATAGATGGAGTAAATCCAGACTCGTTAGACTTTATCTTGCGACGAG CGCAACAATGGATCCGTACGAGTTTATCACCTTTGAAGAAGGATGGCAGATTTTGCAAAATGGCATCACAAAGCTCCAAAACATTGTAGAAGGATTGCCCGTACCTAACTTCACTAGTGAGGAACACATTCATCTATATAC GACTGTGTACTATATGTGCAAGAACAAAGTTTCTGGTCACTATGATCAGGGACTATATGACAAGTACAGGGAAACATGTGAAGAGTATATCAGTTCAAAA GTTCTGCCATCTCTGCAACAAAAGAAAGATGGACCTTTGTTGAGAGAATTGCTCGAAAGATGGTCAAAATACAAATATCTGATCAAACGCCTCTCGAGCTTTTTTGCTCCTCTCGACGCTCACCCAAAACATGATGTTCCTTCTCTTGAAGAAATCAGCTTCTCATGCTTTTCCAGCCTG GTATATGAAGAGATGAATAAAGAAATAATGGATGCTATACATGCTGTG ATGGAACTGAAACTTGCAGGAGTGGAGATTGATCCAATATTTGTTATAAACACTTTGGATTTCTTCAAAAAGTGTTACAAATGGACAAAAAAG GAAGAGGAAATGAATCACACACCACCTTCGAAGCAAATCAACTTGATAAGCTATGATGGGGTTATGTTCGAAGTTGACTATGATGTGGCTGTGGCACTTATGTCACACAGATCTAAGGAGATTACTACTGAGACCACTTCTGTTTGTAAACTGGGATCAGAAATGATGACCATGATGATTGAATACTACAAGGCTAAGAAGCACGACAGAGGTATGAATTATATTATTGAAGTCATAGACGGGCATGAATTTATCGATGATGATGCTCAATTTACCAATGTTGATCCTAAAACTCTGCTTGATTATACAACATGTGCTTGCTACATGAAAATCTATACTCTGGCGGAGCTGACATGGAGGAAAGTAGAAGATTTGATAAAAGGAAAGACAACTGAGCAAATTGCGGAGATCTTTAGCTAA